The sequence below is a genomic window from Clostridium putrefaciens.
TTCAAAGGCACATCCTCCCATATTACTTCCTCCTTGGTAACAAACTTCACTGTACCTCCACCTTTACAATCTGGATCTCCTGCATCAAAAGCTTTCTTTTTACCTATAATAACGCCTATACCAAAGGGAGCATACATCTTATGTGCAGAAAACACCAAATAATCTATAGCAGCTGCTCTATTATCATTTTTAATACATATCTTTTTATGAGGCACCATCTGAGCTCCATCTACTATAATTTCTGCTCCATAGTTATGACATATTTCAGATATCATATATATATCATTAATAAATCCTGTAACATTTGATGCTCCAGTTAATGTTACATATTTAACCCTTCCATTATAGTATTCAAGCTTCTGATAAAGACTTTCTAGAGATAGTCTTCCGTCCCTATCTATCTCTATATAATCTAAGTTGCACTTCCCCCTCCATGGCAAATCATTAGAATGGTGTTCCATATAGGAAGAAAGCACTACATCATCTTTATTATAAATTAGCCTATTAGATAATTTATTTATACCTTCTGTAGTATTTTTAGTGAATATAACAGTATATTCATCATTAGGAGCCATAAAATATTTTAGTATAGCTTCCCTAGACTCTTCATAAAGATTTGAACAAATATTAGACTTATAACCTACCCCTCTATGAACTGAACCATAGTAAGATGAAAAGTATTGTATATTATCCATTACATACTTAAAAGGAGGAGTAGTAGCTGCATTATCAAAATTTATAGTTTTCACTACTTTACCATTATCTAATTTAATATAATGATTTATTTCAGAAAAAAGATTCCTATAATCTATAAACATAAAAATTCCTCCCTCTTATATTATTAATATTCATATACACTGTAATTTGATAC
It includes:
- a CDS encoding aminotransferase class V-fold PLP-dependent enzyme; this translates as MFIDYRNLFSEINHYIKLDNGKVVKTINFDNAATTPPFKYVMDNIQYFSSYYGSVHRGVGYKSNICSNLYEESREAILKYFMAPNDEYTVIFTKNTTEGINKLSNRLIYNKDDVVLSSYMEHHSNDLPWRGKCNLDYIEIDRDGRLSLESLYQKLEYYNGRVKYVTLTGASNVTGFINDIYMISEICHNYGAEIIVDGAQMVPHKKICIKNDNRAAAIDYLVFSAHKMYAPFGIGVIIGKKKAFDAGDPDCKGGGTVKFVTKEEVIWEDVPLKEEAGTPNFMGVVALISSLKVMEYLDIDIIERHERELTAYLLYNLNKREYISIYGSTKMDKDRLGIVSFNMKGLHHEKVAEMLYKYYGIEVRSGCFCAQPYVQRLLKISQKEIEYYKNNLNYPKPGMVRVSFGIYNTKEEVDYFISALDYINGRYNYFNKF